One window from the genome of Gimesia aquarii encodes:
- a CDS encoding chemotaxis protein CheB produces MTNSGQKSSLKVQSSQQNEEPADEFHIVGVGASAGGLEALELMFKMMPDDAGMAFVIVQHLSPDFKSLMDELMARHTKMRINRVVDGMVVEPNSLYLIPPKQDMVISDGKLLLTEKDTSQSLSLPIDHFLRTLAQDVGRRSIAVILSGTGSDGSRGIRDIHEAGGLVVAQSPQTSKFDGMPKSAIDTGIVDVIVPPEKISDVLERYINHLHQTELDQPPLDESSIEHVFRLLQERHRIDFNHYKPSTIGRRIERRIQLNHHGNIDEYVDRLEKEPAEVDQLYKDLLIGVTRFFRDREAFKVLKTEIIPQLLPEKKKFEEFRAWVAGCGTGEEVYSIAILINEYLRETNRNINVKIFATDVHQASIDVAHLGIYPETSLGEMEQSIRDRHFIKTEDGYQISSEIRKMIVFAQHNLVKDAPFTRLDMISCRNLLIYLRTMAQKKVLSLFHFGLKTEGILFLGSSESPGELAEEFETLHERWRFFKKRRDIKLPAYLRDPINTERERLNAPARMGSRKKSDSFGKDLIATYDNLLERFMPTSVLVNEHWNVLQLFAGAGKYLVHNDGRLSTNLLEMIDDDLRLALAGGLHRVSQKRKAIRYNNVLARTSEGETQLNIQISLMEDESPNPNYLVQFEEIDVSPEQEKQGSDYLDVEEVTRNRILDLEQEVRYTKENLQATIEELETSNEELQATNEEMVASNEELQSTNEELHSVNEELYTVNAEYQNKIAELTELTDDMNNLLVSTEVHTLFLDDTLSIRKFTPRMAQVFNFISTDVGRKISAFTHNIICDDLVSKIQNVLDKGETYEEKVLSKQNVHFYMRVLPYKSAEYVPGDEIPGIVLTLIDISSLVEAEESIQREQERFSRAIAANRDGTWDWTNVGNDEMWWSPNCYTLLGYKPDEFPALHSEWLNLIHPDDRERVQETSVPGSDSCYVELHRDFEYRMLHKTDGYRWFRHRAIVDHDVSGKPVRMTGSVGDIHDRKCAEMQKVEEILKRDNFLAMLSHELRNPMGAVLNAISLIQDKTYLDYQASGEIKTDAPQIIERQTRHMARLLDDLLDIARFGQGKIEFRLEVVDVIALAQEVLESVNYQIGEKSQTLHMMICDGPIYIYADPIRIKQAQVNLLNNASKYTPEGNDIWYSIDYHEHQVCITVQDNGDGIPSELLASIFELFVQSDSTLARSAGGLGVGLSLARSIVTTHGGDIQVESDGVGKGSTFRIILPMTDKTPKTLKHEPDLSFEGCKILLVEDNFDARNMLAETLQIKGFEVSVAGDGLSGLELYKVKKPDVAVIDIGLPRMDGYQLAREIRKQNTELPPVLIALTGYGRQSDQEAALSAGFDTHLVKPIDPSELIVQIIHQRANIQTNLSEK; encoded by the coding sequence ATGACAAACTCTGGTCAAAAGAGCAGCCTGAAAGTTCAAAGCAGTCAGCAAAATGAAGAACCAGCAGATGAGTTTCACATTGTCGGTGTTGGTGCCTCTGCAGGTGGGCTTGAGGCACTAGAGCTGATGTTTAAGATGATGCCTGACGACGCTGGTATGGCATTTGTCATTGTACAACATCTCTCCCCGGATTTTAAAAGTCTGATGGATGAGCTAATGGCGCGTCACACCAAAATGCGCATTAACCGAGTTGTAGATGGGATGGTGGTGGAACCCAATTCTCTTTATCTGATTCCTCCGAAACAGGACATGGTCATTTCTGATGGAAAATTACTTTTAACAGAAAAAGATACGTCACAATCCTTATCACTACCCATCGATCATTTCCTGCGTACATTGGCTCAGGACGTAGGTCGAAGAAGTATCGCCGTCATTTTATCCGGAACGGGCAGTGATGGTTCAAGAGGGATTCGTGATATTCATGAAGCAGGTGGACTGGTCGTCGCACAGTCTCCACAAACTTCTAAGTTTGACGGCATGCCTAAAAGCGCGATCGATACGGGAATTGTTGATGTTATTGTACCACCGGAAAAAATTTCTGATGTTCTGGAACGTTATATTAATCACCTGCATCAGACAGAATTGGACCAGCCACCACTTGATGAATCAAGCATTGAACATGTTTTTCGGCTGTTGCAGGAGCGTCACCGCATTGATTTCAATCATTACAAGCCTTCCACGATTGGACGTCGAATTGAACGTCGAATTCAATTAAATCACCATGGTAATATTGACGAATATGTCGATCGGCTTGAAAAAGAGCCTGCAGAGGTCGATCAACTCTATAAAGATTTATTAATAGGTGTCACTCGCTTCTTCCGTGATCGTGAAGCATTCAAAGTTTTAAAGACCGAAATTATTCCCCAGTTATTACCAGAGAAAAAAAAGTTCGAGGAATTCCGGGCCTGGGTGGCGGGATGCGGAACCGGAGAAGAAGTTTATTCCATTGCGATTTTGATTAATGAATACTTGCGTGAAACAAATAGGAATATCAATGTCAAAATATTTGCTACTGATGTTCATCAAGCATCCATAGATGTAGCTCATCTGGGAATTTATCCCGAAACGAGTCTGGGAGAAATGGAACAATCCATACGAGATCGTCACTTTATAAAGACGGAAGATGGATATCAAATTTCTTCTGAGATCCGCAAAATGATTGTTTTCGCGCAGCACAACCTGGTTAAAGATGCGCCCTTTACTCGGTTGGACATGATTTCATGTCGAAATTTATTAATTTATCTTCGCACGATGGCCCAGAAAAAAGTGTTATCGTTATTTCACTTTGGATTAAAAACTGAAGGAATCCTTTTTCTCGGTTCGAGTGAAAGTCCGGGCGAGCTTGCTGAAGAGTTTGAAACACTTCATGAACGTTGGCGATTCTTCAAAAAGCGACGTGATATCAAACTTCCTGCCTATTTACGGGATCCCATTAATACCGAGCGAGAGCGATTGAACGCACCAGCTCGAATGGGATCAAGAAAGAAGTCGGATTCTTTTGGGAAAGATTTGATTGCAACCTATGACAATTTGCTAGAGCGATTTATGCCTACCAGTGTGCTGGTGAATGAACATTGGAATGTTCTTCAGCTGTTTGCTGGAGCGGGAAAGTATCTGGTTCATAATGATGGTCGCTTATCAACTAATTTACTTGAAATGATCGATGATGATTTAAGGCTGGCATTGGCGGGGGGCTTGCATCGAGTCTCTCAAAAGCGAAAGGCAATTCGATACAACAATGTACTTGCCAGAACATCAGAAGGAGAGACGCAACTCAATATTCAAATTTCTTTAATGGAAGACGAGTCACCTAATCCTAATTATTTAGTTCAATTTGAAGAAATAGACGTGTCTCCTGAACAAGAAAAGCAGGGATCCGATTATCTCGATGTTGAGGAAGTGACGAGAAACCGAATTTTGGATTTGGAACAGGAAGTTCGATATACCAAGGAAAACTTACAAGCCACGATTGAAGAGCTGGAAACCAGCAATGAAGAATTGCAGGCCACTAATGAAGAGATGGTTGCCTCAAATGAAGAGTTACAGAGTACTAATGAGGAGTTACATTCTGTCAATGAAGAGCTCTATACCGTCAATGCAGAATATCAAAATAAAATCGCAGAATTAACAGAACTGACCGATGATATGAATAACCTCCTGGTCAGCACTGAGGTTCACACGCTCTTTCTCGACGATACACTATCGATCCGAAAATTTACACCTAGGATGGCACAGGTGTTTAATTTTATTTCCACTGATGTAGGCAGAAAAATTAGTGCTTTTACTCACAATATTATTTGCGACGATTTAGTTTCTAAGATCCAGAATGTATTGGATAAAGGAGAAACTTATGAAGAAAAAGTGCTGAGCAAGCAAAACGTACATTTTTATATGCGAGTACTTCCCTACAAGTCGGCTGAGTATGTTCCCGGTGATGAAATACCGGGAATTGTACTGACCTTGATTGATATCAGTTCTCTTGTTGAAGCGGAAGAATCCATTCAAAGAGAGCAGGAGCGTTTTTCGAGAGCCATTGCAGCTAACAGAGATGGTACCTGGGACTGGACCAACGTAGGAAATGATGAGATGTGGTGGTCCCCTAATTGTTATACTTTATTAGGTTACAAACCAGATGAGTTTCCTGCTTTACATTCTGAGTGGCTGAATTTAATACATCCTGATGATCGTGAACGGGTACAGGAAACAAGTGTGCCTGGAAGCGATAGTTGTTATGTTGAATTGCATCGCGATTTTGAATATCGCATGTTGCACAAAACTGATGGGTACCGCTGGTTCCGGCATCGTGCGATTGTCGATCATGATGTTTCAGGTAAACCGGTACGCATGACGGGGTCCGTAGGCGATATTCATGACCGCAAGTGTGCAGAAATGCAAAAGGTGGAAGAAATATTAAAACGTGACAATTTCCTGGCGATGCTGTCACACGAACTCCGTAATCCGATGGGAGCAGTACTCAATGCCATTAGCCTGATTCAGGATAAGACGTACCTGGATTATCAAGCTTCCGGAGAAATAAAAACAGACGCTCCTCAAATTATTGAGCGACAGACAAGACACATGGCTCGTTTATTAGATGACTTATTAGATATCGCACGATTTGGGCAGGGGAAAATCGAATTTCGGCTGGAAGTGGTCGATGTAATTGCTCTTGCACAGGAAGTGCTTGAATCAGTCAATTATCAGATTGGTGAAAAATCGCAGACGTTACATATGATGATCTGTGATGGTCCCATTTATATCTATGCTGATCCGATTCGAATCAAACAGGCCCAAGTCAATTTACTCAACAACGCGTCGAAGTATACGCCTGAGGGTAACGATATCTGGTACAGTATTGATTATCATGAGCATCAAGTCTGTATTACAGTGCAAGATAATGGTGACGGGATTCCAAGCGAACTCTTGGCAAGTATTTTTGAATTATTTGTTCAATCTGATTCCACTTTAGCCCGATCTGCTGGGGGTCTGGGAGTTGGTTTATCGCTCGCCCGAAGCATCGTGACGACCCATGGTGGCGATATTCAAGTTGAAAGTGATGGAGTCGGGAAGGGCAGTACCTTTAGAATCATTTTACCGATGACGGATAAGACTCCCAAGACGTTGAAGCATGAACCAGATCTAAGCTTTGAAGGATGTAAGATACTTCTTGTTGAAGATAATTTTGACGCGCGAAATATGTTGGCGGAAACACTTCAGATAAAAGGATTTGAAGTATCGGTTGCCGGTGATGGATTGTCAGGATTAGAACTTTATAAAGTGAAAAAGCCTGATGTTGCTGTTATTGATATTGGGCTTCCCAGAATGGATGGATACCAACTTGCCAGAGAAATTCGGAAACAAAACACGGAATTACCTCCGGTACTTATTGCGCTTACCGGTTATGGGCGTCAATCTGATCAGGAAGCCGCTTTGTCAGCAGGATTTGACACACATCTTGTGAAACCAATAGATCCCAGTGAATTAATTGTTCAAATCATCCATCAAAGAGCAAATATACAAACAAATCTCAGTGAAAAGTAA
- a CDS encoding Gfo/Idh/MocA family protein, translating to MTDQQITRRKALQTTAAIGAGLWLGTSVRPTRAVANEKLNVAVIGIGGRGAANLNAVGKTENIVALCDVDEKRAGKAYERYSSARKFADFRRMLDAMENQIDAVVVSTPDHTHFHPSMMAMTMGKHLYCEKPMAHSVWEVREMTKLAAKKKLATQLGMQRHAYKNMHRVVELVQSGAIGDVNEVYSWVSSSRGMPALPVKTVSPPETLDWDLWIGPAKFRPYALNAKGQGTLAPYNWRFWWDYGTGETGNWGCHILDIPFWALDLKYPTRVEASGPEVDAERTPTKMQTSFAFPANSKRPALELHWSQSKKGPAILKEKGISLKGANTLFIGSKGMLLTGFNSHKLFPEKTFEGFKAPEQSIPDSPGFHLEWIDACKGGTPATCNFDYSGPLSETVLLGNTAYRAGGGFDWDAATLTAGGNENARQYLYSKFRKGWEDFTS from the coding sequence ATGACCGACCAACAAATTACCCGTCGTAAAGCCCTGCAGACTACAGCTGCTATCGGAGCCGGTCTCTGGTTGGGAACGTCTGTCAGACCGACGCGGGCAGTGGCGAATGAAAAACTAAACGTGGCTGTGATTGGCATCGGTGGTCGTGGTGCTGCGAATTTAAACGCTGTTGGCAAAACAGAAAATATTGTCGCCCTCTGTGATGTCGATGAGAAACGAGCGGGTAAAGCCTATGAACGTTATTCGAGTGCGAGGAAGTTTGCCGATTTCCGTCGTATGCTTGACGCGATGGAAAATCAGATCGATGCTGTTGTGGTAAGTACTCCCGACCATACGCATTTCCATCCTTCTATGATGGCGATGACGATGGGCAAACATCTCTACTGCGAAAAACCTATGGCTCACTCAGTTTGGGAAGTACGCGAAATGACCAAACTAGCTGCCAAAAAGAAACTGGCAACACAACTGGGTATGCAGCGGCACGCTTATAAAAATATGCATCGTGTTGTCGAACTCGTACAATCGGGTGCGATAGGCGATGTGAATGAAGTTTATAGCTGGGTGAGCAGTAGCCGAGGGATGCCTGCACTTCCTGTGAAAACTGTTTCGCCTCCGGAAACTCTCGATTGGGATTTGTGGATCGGTCCTGCTAAATTTCGTCCTTACGCTTTGAATGCTAAAGGGCAGGGAACGTTAGCGCCATACAATTGGCGATTCTGGTGGGATTACGGTACAGGAGAAACGGGAAACTGGGGCTGTCATATTCTGGACATCCCTTTTTGGGCACTCGACCTGAAATACCCCACACGCGTTGAAGCCTCGGGGCCAGAGGTCGATGCTGAACGAACCCCTACAAAAATGCAGACCAGTTTTGCTTTCCCTGCGAACAGCAAGCGGCCTGCGCTTGAACTTCACTGGTCTCAGTCAAAAAAAGGCCCTGCTATTCTGAAAGAAAAAGGAATTAGTCTGAAAGGTGCGAATACACTCTTTATCGGTTCGAAAGGGATGCTGTTGACGGGGTTCAATTCTCACAAATTATTCCCTGAAAAAACTTTTGAAGGATTCAAAGCACCTGAACAGTCCATTCCGGATTCACCCGGTTTTCATCTGGAATGGATTGACGCCTGTAAAGGTGGCACACCTGCGACTTGTAATTTTGACTATTCCGGTCCTTTGTCTGAAACCGTCTTGTTGGGAAACACAGCTTATCGTGCGGGAGGAGGCTTCGACTGGGATGCAGCCACTTTGACAGCTGGGGGAAATGAGAATGCCAGGCAGTATCTTTATTCCAAGTTCCGTAAGGGATGGGAAGATTTCACGAGCTAA
- a CDS encoding plasma-membrane proton-efflux P-type ATPase encodes MSRTREIDDDLEHASLEAVYEQLDTSSKGLTSVEAQTRIGQYGRNELNDKEVSDLQKFLRFFWGPIAWMIEAAALLSLLMEHWADLTIIMVLLLYNAVSGFWQERKASNALAALKAGLAPKATVLRDGHFSSIDSAEVVPGDVVRIKLGEVVPADVRFIEGDYISIDQSALTGESLPVSKKIGDEGYSGSIAKQGEMHAVVISTGNNTFFGRTASLVAGAGGEASHSQRATTQIGNFLILISVLLCVILVGFEVNQDVVVKHLWQWSDLAAIARMVLVLLIASIPVAMPTVMTVTNSLGAQKLARKKAIVSRLEAIEELAGVDILCSDKTGTLTKNILTLGDPILFDSSTTDDLILAGALASERGSEDAIDKAVCGGLKESKLLDDYQVTRFVPFDPVSKRTEGQVTDPAGKAIRYTKGAPQVIIELCALDDDVKSKAKQTVSDLAAKGLRALGVAESTDDGKIWCFLGILPMLDPPRDDSQQTIARAKAHGLHVKMVTGDDVAIGSEISTQLGMGSHLIAAADMFTRDMDMSHLSDHITGCVEKADGFGRVFPEHKYGIVKALQDRGHIVAMTGDGVNDAPALKQADCGVAVSGATDAARAAADLILTAPGLSTIIEAIDESREIFERIINYILFRVAMTLDIMFVVVLATVFFGFSPLTPIMIILLALLDDIPIITIAYDNTQLPKEPVRWEMRRLLFISSFMGIMAIAQSFGLLLIGMEWLSNSEWQSWIKLNQEQVQTVVFLQIVAGGHLLLFVMRSRASIFRPPWAAMPLFLAIVGTQIFAVLMCGFGWFVTALPWTIIGLVWIYILVWMVVLDVMKLALYYKLAQDQHSM; translated from the coding sequence CGGATTGGCCAGTATGGCCGTAACGAATTGAACGACAAGGAAGTTAGTGACCTGCAAAAATTCCTCCGTTTTTTCTGGGGGCCTATTGCCTGGATGATTGAAGCCGCGGCTTTACTGTCGCTTCTGATGGAGCATTGGGCCGATCTCACAATCATCATGGTGCTGCTTCTCTACAATGCCGTTTCGGGATTCTGGCAGGAACGCAAGGCGTCGAATGCTCTGGCTGCTTTGAAAGCAGGACTCGCTCCCAAGGCGACCGTGCTGCGCGATGGCCATTTTTCTTCTATCGACTCTGCAGAGGTTGTGCCCGGAGATGTGGTACGGATCAAGCTGGGTGAGGTCGTGCCTGCTGACGTGCGCTTTATTGAAGGAGATTATATCAGCATTGACCAGTCTGCATTGACGGGAGAGTCTCTGCCTGTGAGCAAAAAAATCGGTGATGAGGGCTACTCCGGCAGCATTGCCAAACAAGGTGAAATGCACGCAGTGGTAATCAGTACTGGGAACAATACTTTTTTTGGTCGCACTGCCAGTCTGGTCGCAGGAGCTGGCGGCGAGGCTTCGCATTCACAACGGGCGACGACTCAGATAGGAAATTTTCTCATTCTAATCTCGGTACTCCTCTGTGTTATATTAGTGGGATTCGAGGTCAATCAGGATGTCGTAGTAAAGCACCTCTGGCAGTGGTCTGACTTGGCGGCGATTGCCCGTATGGTATTGGTTCTATTAATTGCTTCGATTCCAGTCGCAATGCCGACGGTGATGACTGTGACTAACTCATTGGGTGCTCAGAAACTAGCCCGGAAGAAGGCCATCGTTTCTCGACTGGAGGCGATCGAGGAACTCGCTGGAGTTGACATCCTCTGCTCAGACAAGACAGGGACTCTCACCAAGAACATTTTGACACTCGGTGATCCGATCCTTTTCGATTCAAGCACTACCGATGATCTCATACTAGCTGGTGCATTGGCTTCCGAAAGGGGCAGTGAGGACGCCATTGATAAAGCAGTCTGTGGAGGACTAAAAGAGAGCAAACTACTGGATGATTATCAGGTAACCAGGTTTGTGCCTTTCGATCCAGTCAGTAAGCGAACTGAAGGGCAAGTAACCGATCCAGCTGGAAAAGCAATCAGATATACCAAAGGCGCGCCGCAGGTTATCATCGAGTTGTGCGCATTGGATGATGATGTCAAATCAAAGGCCAAACAAACCGTTTCAGACCTTGCTGCCAAAGGACTACGCGCCCTTGGCGTGGCGGAATCAACTGATGATGGCAAGATCTGGTGTTTTCTGGGCATCTTGCCAATGCTTGATCCGCCTCGAGACGACTCTCAGCAGACGATCGCGCGTGCCAAGGCACATGGGTTGCATGTTAAAATGGTAACTGGAGATGATGTCGCAATTGGCAGCGAAATTTCGACGCAGTTGGGTATGGGGTCTCATCTCATCGCAGCTGCCGACATGTTTACCAGAGATATGGACATGAGCCATTTGTCTGATCACATCACTGGGTGTGTCGAAAAAGCAGATGGGTTTGGCAGAGTGTTCCCCGAGCATAAATATGGCATCGTCAAGGCGTTACAGGATCGAGGACATATTGTTGCTATGACCGGTGATGGAGTTAATGATGCGCCAGCTCTGAAACAGGCGGACTGTGGTGTTGCCGTAAGTGGTGCGACCGACGCCGCCCGGGCTGCAGCAGACCTGATACTGACTGCTCCCGGACTGTCTACGATCATTGAAGCCATCGATGAATCGCGCGAGATCTTCGAACGGATCATCAACTACATACTGTTTCGAGTTGCCATGACTTTGGACATTATGTTTGTGGTCGTTCTGGCAACGGTGTTCTTTGGCTTCTCGCCGCTAACTCCGATCATGATTATTCTGCTGGCTTTGCTGGACGACATCCCGATCATTACGATCGCTTACGATAATACTCAATTGCCGAAAGAACCGGTGCGCTGGGAAATGAGGCGACTATTGTTCATTTCCAGTTTCATGGGGATCATGGCGATAGCTCAAAGTTTTGGCTTGTTGCTGATTGGCATGGAATGGCTCAGCAACAGTGAGTGGCAATCCTGGATCAAACTGAATCAGGAACAGGTTCAGACTGTCGTCTTTCTACAGATTGTGGCGGGCGGTCACCTGCTATTGTTTGTCATGCGTTCGCGAGCAAGTATTTTCCGGCCCCCCTGGGCGGCTATGCCTTTGTTTCTGGCGATTGTGGGGACCCAGATTTTTGCCGTCCTGATGTGTGGATTTGGCTGGTTTGTTACCGCGCTACCTTGGACTATCATCGGGCTTGTTTGGATTTACATCTTGGTTTGGATGGTTGTACTCGATGTGATGAAACTGGCCTTGTATTACAAGCTCGCACAAGATCAGCATTCCATGTAA